CGGACAGCAATGTCTTTCCGTTTTGTCGAGTGGCTGAACCACAATCGGGACGTATTCATCGCGAATATCGCAGCTTTGGGCTTTGTTTGGGCTTGAAATCTGTTTAAGTCCCGCTAAAAATTCCTGGCCGCCCGATTTAGCTAAAATTTGCTGCCGAACATCCTGGCGGTAGGACATAAACTGCTTGGTTCCCAGTCCCCGCCCGCAGTTTCCTGCGCTATCGCATACATAAGGGCCGACAGAATTATAGTTGCCTTCTATGTTCGAGAGGGCGGCATCTAACGCATCCAACACGACGCCTTGCTGTTGTTTTTTACAATCCGCCGATGCAGTTGATTGCAAGAAAGATAAATGGCTATTTGCATTGCTTGTACTGCTGCTACTTGCACCTCCCCCTGTGCCTTTCCTATACTCTGGGTTGCCAAATGTAGATGAGCCTGGATTATCCTCCGCGCCTGTTGGAGTTGATATAGAACTAGATGGTTCTATATCGACTGAACCTAAGAAAATGGAGTCCATTTCTCGATAGGTCAGCCAAGGCACAGGCCCAATAAAGTACGGCGTACAGCCCAAATCGACAAATCCGCTTCGGATGCAAATGCGAAAGAATAGAGCCTGGGTCATCGTGCCTTTTGGCTCCGACACATCCCACACCACCACCTTGAAGGCATCACCAAAAGGGTGTCTTCCGGTCGGTTCTTTACCACCATTTACAGCAGCCAAGACCCCATGACCACCGCGAACCAGCTGGTACTTTCCGCTAATCCACGGCCTGCCTAAAACCTTTGCATTACCAGATAGCTCAACATGAGAACACTTTTCATCACAGCGAACGTTGAACCCTTCAACATCACTTCCTGAAATTGTGCGCTCGCGTTGTTGTTCGGGAGTAGCAAAAGCTACATCAAAAGTTCCTACATCAGCCCCTACTGGATTGGCAGGGCCAGGAAACTGAGAAAAGGGCACGTTTGGCAAACCTGGAATTTGGTTAACGTTAACCCCCTGCCAGTCCTTGAAAGCAGCAATGGGCGTGCTATCTAACCCAGGAATAGAATCTAAACCATAATTGCCCAAAGGCAATTGATTAAACTCCAATTCCTTCAAAATAAGAGATTGCTGCAAGAGCTGACCAATTGTTTGATTGGGATTAAAATCAGCGGTTAATTGGCTGTTGAGTAAATCCAGAACAGGTTTCACCTGTTGAACAGTCAAATTTAGTAGAGTAGGAATAGCTTCTGTCAAACTACCCAAAGTTTGAAGTTTCATAATTCCAAAATCCTCCAACCTAATTCCAGATAAATCCAACCCAGTTTTTGAAGCAATGGTTTGAAGATTAAAGTTTTGCAATTTAAAAGAATCCTGAAAATCACCAAGCTTCGTGTATTGGTCTGGAGTCTGCCCTGCTGCCCACGAACGGGACGGGTCATACTTTAGCTGACTGGCAATATCAAGTGGGGCTTCAAAAGAACCGTTTTGTTCTATGCCAGGAAGGCTGCTAAAAGCGATCTTGTTCCAATCGGGTAGCTGAGTATTTTGCCAAGTTATCGTAGTCACAGGCTCTGCTGGTGCTTGTTTGGCAACCACACGATTACCCATAAAATAAGGTAATGCTGAAATAAATAGCGACAAAATCAGCCCTGTTGACAGCCAATAAAGCCAATATAAATAACGACGGAAATGAAGATTCATGTCTGTCAAAACCTTATTCAAAGTTTTAAAAAAATGAAAAGTGAGATAACTGAAATGAGAGCGAGATAACTGAAATGAAGAGCAAGATAACTGAAATGAAGAGCGAGAGCGCTGATTAGATGGACTTTTGACGCACGAGAGTTTCGTTGGGTGAAAACGGGTCAATTGGCGAGTTTTGGGGCGCAAATGTTGGGGCTTGAGCAGGTTCTGACACGGGAACTGAAACATCACTCCTTCCCAACTCCTCTAAGCGTCGAACTAAATTCAGGGAAACCCCCGATGCAGCTGCCGCCGATTCCACTTGTTCTCCATCCTTCACCCTAGCCAGGAAGTTCTGAATCCGATTCCATAACGGTTGGGAGCGTCGAATCAAACGTTTCTGTTCTGCAACCGTTAGACCACGGTTCATAAGCTGCCAGTCTGTTACGCCCGGAACAGCTGGATCGTACCTTGTCAGAGTGGCAGTTATAGTTGTTGGCACGACCTCGACGGTATGATATTTGGGGTTATTGCCACCTAGAACGACCCGAAATAGGTATACATGGCGTCCATTTCTCCCATGAGTAATAGCAGTTAAAAGCGTGCTATTTGTCTTGGGTAAATTAGGGAAGTTCAACGGAGCTATCTGCCTAATGTGCAAAACGGTAGCTCCCTGGTATTGACATTGAGCTTGCTGAAAAGAAAATCCCCCCATTCCACTGCCACCCAAACCTGACAGACAACCATCCACATCCAGAGTGGCTATTGCAGGGTTGTCGAACCAGACTTTTTCAACGGTCTCGCCTGTAGGAATAAAACTGAGATTGACACCATACCCAGGCGATAATTCAATCAGTACTGGCTTACCACCCGTAGAACCTGTAGCTTCCGATATTGAGACACGCCGTACCGCACCCGTGCTGTTTTCAGCTGCAAGTGCTGGCAATCCTGACCCACTATTACAGCTGGCTAGGCTATTTAAACAAAGGGCGCTTGCTATTCCAAGCCGAAATATAGATTTCATAACTCAAAGTTCAAATGAGCGATTAACAAAAACTTGAACATTTTCACCAGCACGGACATACCAAACATCCGGGCGAGATGTAATTTCCTCTAGATGCTGCTCGTTGCGTTTCAAGATTTGCTGTACAAGAGGTGTAAAACCACCATCCAAGATTGCACCAAGAACATTGCGGTCTCCACTGCGGCTGGATGTTGTGGAACTGTAGCCGAAGCCACCAACAGAAGTGGATGATTCAGAATTTGGCTGAGTCAGTACTTGGCCCACCCTGGAAAGAGAGCCAAACAAGAATGCCGTGGCGTCTCCGGATGCGATCGCCGGACCCTTATCTCCCCACTTGGAGGCAATCAAAGGCTGACCGTTATTTCCACGAATGCTGATAGCCCCAGGCGGCAGAACGTATTCTTGGCTATCGACAATAACCTGCGTCACGGATAGCTGGGCCAAGCCCGATTCGTTGACACCGACAACAGTCGCAACAAGTTGAGTTCCGGCTGGCATTGCAACTCCACCATTGCCATCGGCTAGCGATTCAGCAAGTTGCACGATGAACTTTTCTGCTGTTGGGCGCTCCGGAGATTTAGTTGCTTGCCCCTGACCAGTCCAAATAATTGGTGTTACCAAGTGCCCCTGGGCAACCCCCCCTACTGTTAAACGGCGGACTGGTATGCCGTTAAGAATATTCGCTTCCTCAGCCGGATTAATTTGAGCAACCGACTGTACCGCTGCTGGAGGTTGTATTACAGGAGGTGCAAGAGTTGAAGAACCTTGGGTATCCTGGGGAGCTTCCCCCGTTTCAGTTACAGGAGTTCTTAGTTGTGACGAACTAACCCCAGATTGATTGGCTCGGGACTGGGGAGGCCGCAGAATAAACGGCTCTTGTTGGGGAACGCTTGCAACACTAGGGGTTGGTACTGCCGCGATCGCAATTGGTACATCCCTTGTCGATGCAATAGCCCCGTCAGTTGATGACGCCACCGGAACCGATGCCGGGATTGCGATCGCAACTGATGCACTCTTGCTTTGTGCAGTAGGAGCAGTACGAAGGGTAGGCGCACTTATCGGTACTTTTTCACCAACATCACTATTGCCGTAACTGCCCAGACGATTCAAAGCCATCCACTGCTGCATGGGGTCAACAGTTTTTTCTTCAGCTTGTAGTTTAGGGGCTGATGCGGGAGTAGAAGTGGCGCGAGTTGGAACAGAAGCAACAGGAGTAGAGGTACGAAGAGGCAGCTGGGGCGGCTCTCGATAAGCTCTTTGCGGCGGCTGTGGCTCTCGATAAGCTCTTTGCCTCGTCGGCGTAGGTTGAGAAGCTCTTTGCCTCGTCGGCGTAGGTTGAGAAGTTGGCTGGGGATAGTTGCGAGGTGGCGGATTATATGGCGCTGCAACAGTACTAGGAGGTGGAGGTGGTGGAGAAGAAGACACAACAGGCTGCTTCTCCGATTGTTGTGGGCGAGAAGGCTGAACCTGATTATTCCTATTCCTGGGACTCTTAGCGTCGTTTAAAGCTTTAAGTTGATCCGCTTGTTTTCCTAAAGCCAAATCAGTTTTTAGCTTGCCAGTTTCCGTCCCTGGAGTAGGTGTAGTTGTGGGTGTTGGTGATGGAGCTGGGCTAACTGCTACAGGAGCTTTTCTTATTGGTTGGTTAAAAACACTATTTAAAAATAGTCCAACAGCACCAAAACCTATAAATAGCACGCTACCAGTTGCAAAAGCTTTAGATAAACCACGTTTGGAAAAATTCGGTTCCGTCTTGCCCTGAATCGGATCGTCGAACAACTCTGATTTTTGAATCAGCAGATTTTGTTGCTCAATTTCTTCGTTTTCTGGAATAACTGGAGAGGGAACAGAGGGACTATCATCAAACCGTACTAATTCAGCTAATTTGGCGTTCTCCAAGTCATCTGTTAGATTATCCCCATCAGCGGTATCATCCGCTTCATTCATCAATTCCAAATCTTCTTCAAAAGTTTTCTGTTTATTCTGATTGCTATGTCCGTTCATATTATAAATTCTCCTGTTGCAAATCCCGAATGGCGTAAATTTCCAAACCGGAAGTGCGTACCTGATAAATGATTGCTGCTACTCCACCCTTATCCCCAGGAAATACGGGAGACTCAACAGCCTGGATGAATATCTCCTTGTTAAAAGGAATAACTTGACCCAGATTATTGCCCTTGTCTAAAACAATCAGGTTGGCAACAATTTTGATTTTCCACTTACCTTCAGCAATTTTTTGAGGCTCCTGAATTTCCAAAGGCACGAGGGCAACTTGAGTAGCACTCTTAAATACTCCACTGGGAGTTATTTCAGCCAATTTTGCCAAGAATTCCTTGCGAAAATCTTCACTTAAAGCAAAGCCTGCCTGCCAAGCAGCGGTTGTTACCTTCGCCCTGCCCGGGACGGCTGAACCCACATCTACACCTGGGTCTAATACGGGTTTAGTTGCTTCTTCAACAGTTGATGGCGGCTTTGTACCTGACCAGTTCAGCATTAATGTCATGGTGTCAATGGTGAATTTTTTCACGACTTGGGGAGTACGCTCTTTATTACCTAAAGGAGCGACTGTAATTGCTTCTCCAGTGTCTAACTGCACTAAAGTGGGTGGAGATTTTTTGGACAAACTAGAATAAGCGCCATACAGCAGAATTAAGACGAAGAAAGTTAATAAGTGTAGCCCAAGAGTGCCAAGGGCAAATAAACCCATTGCATCATTTTTTGAAAATCGAGTCTGCTGGCGTTCGAGAAATCGCAGTCGTTTTTCTGATGCTGAAGATGCTTTTTCATTTAATTCCTGCATCAACTTTCTCCTGATTAATCTCTAATAAAACGAGGGAAAATTGAATTTAAGCCAAAAGTAGCTACTGAAGATAAGCTATTAAATACAGCCATGCCACCGCCTGTTGCTAATATCAGCGATAAAATTGGAGCTAGAAGACCAGTAGCAAAAGCAAAAACCATTGCATCAGCATTTTTGGCATTAATAACCAAAGTGGCGACTAAACCGACAATAATGTTGAAAGATAGCTTAACCATGCCCACGGAGAAAAAACCTGTCAGCCAAACGAAGATTGATTTTTGGCCGATAGGAAGAAGAGAACCACCTACTGCCAGCGGCCCTAGAAGACCAGTCAGTAAGAAAGAAATTTCCACAATCCACTGAAAAGCAATTCCAAAAGCAATTAACCATCCTCTAACAGAGGCAGCAAAAACTGAAGAAATTCCTTCTTGGATTTCTTGACCATAATCTTTGGTAAAAATGTTTTCGTTTTGTTGCGAATCACCAATTTGTTGTTGGGCGTTTTGCGTGGCATTTTTGATACAATCAGCCTGCTGTTGCGGGTCAGCAATAAATGCACACTGACTTCTGACAGAGGCAACTGCTGCATCAGAGCCGAGTTGCGTTACTGCTTGTTGGTACGCTTCTTGAAGCGCCAAAGGGCCAGCAGTAGAAGTCAAAATTGTCTGATTAACTTGGTTAATAATATTTCTCAGCTGAAAAGTACATTCTGCTAAAACTTGAGCATTATTTGATAGGAGAACGATCGCGACTAAAGGCCAAACAATTTCAGAAAAAGCTTGGGGGTTATCTCCTTCCATGAGTGCTTTAAAATACTGCACCATGAAAATTAATAAGGTGCCGACAGCGAAGAGAACCCCAAGCTTGGCGATCGCGGCGTATAAACTACCACCCAGCACATCTTTCCAAAGCTGTTCCATTGCAGCGCTAATTGCAGCGCTAGCAGTTGCCCCATCCTGAACGATGTTGTCACCTTCCCCAAGACCACCAGGACCAACTTGAGCAAAATGTAAGGGCAAGAATGTAAAAGAAAACAGTTGGAAAGACAGCATGGGTAATTTAGAACAATCTGGCGCGAGATGTTATTCGGAGAGTGTCAAAACCAGTGCCAACTTTTTCAGCTTGCATAGCTTGATTTTGAGCATCAACAGAGCGAGAAATATTAGTCAGGTTTAAGTTAGCTAATTCCTGACGTTGAGCCGCCTGTAATGAGTCAGCTCGCAGCGATCCAAGAATTGCTCCTGTCCTCGCATTTTGCAAAGCAATTTGCTTCATAACGTTCTGTGTGACGACTTCTTCTTGAGCAGCATTAGCCTGTTGCTGGACAATATCAACAGAGTTTTGAGTTTGGCTTGCTTGCTCTTTTAGACGCTGCTGGCCCGATAGTCCCAAGGTGGCGTCACTCGCCCCTCTGGTAATCTGCCGATCCACTTCGTTGGTAGCTTTATCAGCGCCATAAACCGGACTATCAGCAGCTGATGCAATTTCCTCAACATCTTTCCGAGATTGGGCGGGATCTGGTAAACCTAAGACTCCTGTCGCGCTACTTATAGCAGAATCTAGGTCTTTACCCAGGCTTTCAGACAGGGGCTTCAATTTATCTGCCACTATCTTGTCTAAATAGCCGCGTACAGATTCAATTTGGTGATTTAATTCTCCGAAGAGTTGCGTAAAGAAATTGTCACTACTTGCGTTTGTAACTGCACGGGCTGGAGTAGAAATGGCTCCTATCAAGGTGAGTGATAAACAGCCATTTACAACAATTGATTTCACTATTTTATTTTTATTCATTTCATTCCTCTAATCGTGTCGTTCAAGAAGCGCGAATGCTGGCTACCAGCTCTCGCGCAAATTCAGCGATCGCCGCCAACTTATCTTTCTCAAAATGGCGGCTTAGAGCTGCGCTACGGGCTGCTTGCTCTTGTGGGTTGTTCGCCACTGTCGCTAGTAGTTCGTAGGAAGGGTAAAACCTCGCATAGGTGTAGATACCGTTATCGTCCAACAGCCATTGGGAGTAAATACCCTCTTTTTTAGGAAAAAAGCTTTCTGTTGCGTTGCGACCAATAATTTCTTTGGGATATTTTAAAATTTGCACAAAACTATCAACTGCTGTTGGTTGAATTCGACCAATTAAGCGCGTTGTCAAGTTTTGGAAGATCTTTGAAGCTGTTGGAGATTTAGCAATGGTATCGGGGTCTTGTGCTGATAAAATGACCCTAATACCAGCTTTTGCACCGTTAGCGCACAACCGCCCTACAAGTGCTGCAATGCTATCAAATTCAAACAAAATAGGGCTTTCATCTATGAAGAAAATGCTAGCAGGGGCAGCCAACGCTCTCCTTAAAGCGGAGGAATAAGCGCTTATAGAAAGAATGGCAGCATCTTCATCATTAGAAAGATTTCGCAATGCGAATACGAGCAAACGGGCATCGCTCCTGAAAGTAGATGGCTGTGAGATAGCCTTGCCTACCCGCGACGAAAGCCAAAATCGCAGGCGCAGCTTAATCTGCTCTAAACCAGCTTTTGTATCCCCGGAAATTGCATCCAGACGCAGCCTTTCTAGAGAACAAAATGAGAGGAAATCAACCAAAGTGGGCATTGCCGACCATTCCGGCGACCCCAATCCGTAGGTATAGGCACTCGCATAGCGATCGCGGATTTGCAGGTCGCTAAAGAAGGCTTCTAGAGCTAGGGCCAAGATTGACCTCACCATATCGCTTCGCGTTCGTTCCGCCGCGCTGCCACCACGAGACGTGCCTATGACCATAGCCATCAAAGCATCGCCGAGGAAGTCCTTGTAATCTTCAAACCGCTCGTCTTGTAATTTGGGGTCGAGACTCCGCAGGTCGGGAAGCTCGAACAAATTGCTACTTTCTCTCCCGATGTCAAAGTATGCTCCGTCCTTGCCCATGAAGTTGGTGTAATCTGTGAAGGTGCTGCTGCCATCCGGTTTGGGATAATCCATAGCCACGACGGGCATCCCATAAGCGAGCGCCTGGGTCAAGATTCCCGCGGCCATCACTGACTTACCAGCCCTCGTGGTTGCGAATATCCCCAAATTCTTGTGCTTTTTAAACAAGTCCAGGAATATGGGCGTACCAGCTTCGTCAGCAATTAACTCAAACCCAGTGTCGTCCCCCGAGCGAGTTCGCACGAGGGGCGTGAGTCCGGGGGCTTCCCCACTCAAGTAAACTTGCCGTCGGTTGAAAGGAGTCGTTAGCAGACGCTCCCAGGTTATGGGGAAAGTTTGCAACCAAATCCGCCAGGGATACTCTGTTTCCCTCAACACCCAGGCCGGACGCAAAAACAACGACTGAATATAGCGGCAAGCTTCATCCAAAAGGGCGCGGTTCTTGCGGTGTACCAGAAATACCACTGCTATGTGAATCGGGACGGCACCCTCGTACAGTTCTTCTTGAGCCGCAACGCTCTTTTTAATATTGAGCAGTGCTTTAACGTCAATTGAGTTTTTTTCGTTAGCTAGCATTGACGAGGTTTGACCTTGTTTGGTCAACCTTTGCATGTTGGTCTTGACCAGTGTCTCCGACGCCCTCGTTACCTGACAAAAAATTTCGGTGTCGTAGACGCGCTCCCTTGCCATGACTTCCCAGAGGTAGCGCATTTGGGTTTCCTTACCAGTCCATCCCCCTGGTTTATCAACAAAGGTCAGCGCTCCGACATATTTGCGCTTGACGTGTACCCACTCTCTATCTGCAACCGGGACGCTAGATGCAGATTCCAACAACAAAGTGGTGGGATGGACGGAGGAATGCACTTCTTCTCGCAAACCATCCTCATCTAAGACCAATAACTGCGGCACGGGTTTTGGTTCGGTTTCGTTAAACCGCTGCCACAAATGGCCCCAAAGTTCCTCTTCATTTAACGGGCGAATATCTAGGCCCAGCTTGTTAGAAAGCAGCTGTTCCCATAACTCATATCCATCTGTAAAAGATGTGTAGAGCATGCGCTCGACGCGGACATACTGTACTTGGTGAATTTCACCAGTGAAGGTTTTCCACCACCGCTCGGTTCGGGCTAGGAACTTCTCAATGAAATCTGAGCTTCCCTGAGTATCTGGCTCGACGGTATAAGTGCCATAAAGCCGCAAGAACTTGGGTTTTCTAATTCCTTTTCGTGTTAGTTCCCGCACCCTGGCGCGTTCGCCCCATAAGAGGTAGCGTAATTCTTGGTTGGGTGCAAGTTGGCACAATTTATCTAATTCAGCTTGGCGTGAGTCATCCGAAGTAAAAGAACCCAAATGAATTGTCAAACTTTCTTGATAGGGTAAATCTTTCAAGCCCGCCTCAAGAGCATCAAATATGGGTTCGACTTCTTCACTACGAAGAGTGGAATGAATGCCCTTGCACTCCCAGCCGAAGACAATTTGGAAAGCGTTCAATCCTTTTCTCTTAACGTAGGCTCCAATCCGACGACCGCCTAAACGAATTACCAGCATTGAAGCAAATTGAAACCAGTCTTCAATGGGAGTGTAGCGAATTGTATTTTCTCCGTTATTAATGGAGCGTTTGCCTATTTTTGTTTTAGCTTTTATTGCCGTTTTCATGGGGCATTACCCTCTCTTGTTTCGCCGTCGGTTTTTAGAGCTAGATAGTTTGACCTTGGCTTTGACATCAGCACTGCTAGTGTTAAGAATCTGCTGGTATTGTGCGTAGCCTCTCGTCCAAGTTGGGGTAGAGACAAACTTGGACATATAGCGCCAGGTTTTACTCCCAGTCAGTACCCACCAAGTTGCCATACCCCAGCCAGCTACAAGACAAGTCCACAGCCAGGACAACCTAAAAACGACTTTGCAAACGTAATAACTGGTCAAAAATATTGCCGTCCAAGGTACCACTTGATCTGCTGGGAATGGCCCGACTTTGGGTGCAGTTCCCAAACTGGGATTAACTGCTCGAAACTTCTTTGAATTCTGGTCAAGCATTATGGGTTAGCACCTCCACCAGTACCACCGCCAGTAATCAATGCAGCCAAAATGTCTCCTAACGTCACAGTAATTAAAATAATCAGAGGAGTACGAGCGAGGGTTTGCCAATCTTCATCGTTTCTCGCAGCGGCAATAACCCGAACTAGGGAGACAGCTAGATAAAGAACAAAGATGGCTCTGAGGGTATTAAAAACCAAGTTGTAAATATCAGTTCCACCACCACCAGCGCCGCCGTTAATTGGGAAGCTGGAGCGCAACCAAGATTCAGCCTGATTGAAAAATTGAGCCTGTGCTGGAGCTGATGTGTAGTCCAGAAAAAATACAGTCACAACCGCACAAAATACCAGCAGGGGCAGACTGATTTTATATTGGTTTCCCCACCTTTGAGTCCAATTAATAAACTTAATTGACTCTGGCTGAAATCCAATAATTGCAGTTCCAAGCAAAGCTATAATAAAGCCAAAAAAACTAGCAAACTTTGCCGTCACAATCATATCTAGAAACAAAGCTGCTGATGCGCCGAACATTAGAGTGCTTACAGGCACTCGGCTGAAAAATTGAGGTTTTTTAAAACTGTGGCTGGGTATGTAGAAAGAATGCTTTTCAAGCATGACAGTTATAAGTAAATGAATTAAATTCATTTACTTGATAACTAATTTAGAAATGTGTAATCTTCATTCACCAGTCAGAAAAATTTTAGGTCTATCTAAAGATAGGTACAGATATTTACTGCTTAAAGGAAAATTTGTCAGTCTAAAGACAGACCCCGGGTGAGGTAGCTTGACGTTTAGGCAATGGTTGGAATGCTTGTCACGGTCATCTTTAAGGTGCCATCGTGCCTTAAGCTTTCCATGCAGAAGGCGCGAACAAGTCTTTGCCTGTACGGCGTTGCTGAATTGCGAATGATTTAGATACCTCAGAAGCTGATTTTATCTGCCAAAACCATTACTTTTCAGCAACGCCGCCTGTACGAGTTCTTTCTACCGTAGGGTACAGGGTTTAAGTTTGCAAACAGGAGTGACACAGCGATCGCTGATGTATGCATTGGTTCCAAACACACCAAAGGTAAAGGCTTCATAGGGCAGCAGCGCGATCGCGCGAGCTTGGGCGACTTGCTCGCATTATGGGACTTAGGCATTTTCTAGATTCCCAAAAAGCTGAAAACCTTTCTGAGCAAGGAAAAGAGGTCGATGATACAAAAATGCCTGAAACCTTTGTGAATACAAAATTCATACTCATCCGAGCTAAAAGTATTTCTCCATCTAGGTTTGAAGCCATTTTTGTATTATTTTTTGTCTAAGTCCCGCTAAT
The genomic region above belongs to Microcoleus sp. FACHB-831 and contains:
- a CDS encoding TrbI/VirB10 family protein — encoded protein: MNGHSNQNKQKTFEEDLELMNEADDTADGDNLTDDLENAKLAELVRFDDSPSVPSPVIPENEEIEQQNLLIQKSELFDDPIQGKTEPNFSKRGLSKAFATGSVLFIGFGAVGLFLNSVFNQPIRKAPVAVSPAPSPTPTTTPTPGTETGKLKTDLALGKQADQLKALNDAKSPRNRNNQVQPSRPQQSEKQPVVSSSPPPPPPSTVAAPYNPPPRNYPQPTSQPTPTRQRASQPTPTRQRAYREPQPPQRAYREPPQLPLRTSTPVASVPTRATSTPASAPKLQAEEKTVDPMQQWMALNRLGSYGNSDVGEKVPISAPTLRTAPTAQSKSASVAIAIPASVPVASSTDGAIASTRDVPIAIAAVPTPSVASVPQQEPFILRPPQSRANQSGVSSSQLRTPVTETGEAPQDTQGSSTLAPPVIQPPAAVQSVAQINPAEEANILNGIPVRRLTVGGVAQGHLVTPIIWTGQGQATKSPERPTAEKFIVQLAESLADGNGGVAMPAGTQLVATVVGVNESGLAQLSVTQVIVDSQEYVLPPGAISIRGNNGQPLIASKWGDKGPAIASGDATAFLFGSLSRVGQVLTQPNSESSTSVGGFGYSSTTSSRSGDRNVLGAILDGGFTPLVQQILKRNEQHLEEITSRPDVWYVRAGENVQVFVNRSFEL